A genomic window from Cytobacillus suaedae includes:
- a CDS encoding RNA helicase, with translation MEQINAIHQNAIEHTKRKVLEDLDRFFESRAEMPSFEEYIEERKHYIDQIWLNVWLNKSTNAVSKHLKKAHLEEVGYDVEGLDRRLVIKLFRTEMRKYSPFDVNEWFTKTYKSNETLWEESYSKARIQFIKRQKKAEEQEKQEALKERVARASLKLIRQKHEEVYLYLRYFVASKLKSDIESKPVYETIDPVKIEETLTEVDVFEIGYNTKVSDFFETLTGSVHKVSLEWERRHYEYETYFYVYQRLMTKYLSEFIPGWLLSQLSPSILSQYQERFNEALTEKVINYLILEQIYDYIESFFYRINDEYLADLLTVAELPFDLEMHREKFEQDLAERERKIAEEKAELERKKQEEKRMLEDIFGREYSPPAGRNIRYVLHVGETNTGKTFQALKRMKEADSGLYLAPLRLLALEVYDKLNADGVPCSLKTGEEEKLTRGANHISSTVEMFHEKESYDIVVIDEAQMISDKDRGFSWYKAITKANANEVHIIGSRNMKQMILQLLGDSDIEINEYEREIPLEVEQKTFNIKDTKKGDALVCFSRKRVLEIASVLQNNKRSVSMIYGSMPPETRKKQMQRFINGETNVIVSTDAIGMGLNLPIRRIVFLENEKFDGTRRRRLTSQEVKQIAGRAGRKGIYDVGKVAFTSDIKAMTKLLEKEDISISSFAIAPTSSVFERFQRYSRKLGVFFELWEKFESPKGTKKASLAEERELYQMVRDTDIEARLSVQELYGFLHLPFSPHDPGLADQWKDTMYAIINREELPEPRIKTGSLEELELSYKAVGLHLLFLYRLERRTEALYWERVREEISDGVHDSLITEVKKIKKKCKKCNKQLPWDFSFQICNECHADRSQSRYKNYYHR, from the coding sequence ATGGAACAGATAAATGCTATTCATCAAAATGCCATAGAGCATACAAAGCGAAAAGTGCTTGAAGATCTTGATCGATTTTTTGAGTCACGAGCGGAAATGCCTTCATTTGAAGAGTATATTGAAGAGCGAAAACATTATATAGACCAGATTTGGCTTAATGTTTGGCTAAATAAAAGTACAAATGCTGTATCAAAACATCTTAAAAAAGCACACCTTGAGGAAGTAGGGTATGATGTCGAGGGTTTAGATAGAAGGTTAGTTATCAAGTTATTTCGAACTGAGATGAGAAAATATAGCCCGTTTGATGTAAATGAATGGTTTACAAAAACCTATAAGTCAAATGAAACTCTCTGGGAGGAATCCTATTCTAAAGCGAGAATCCAATTTATTAAGCGTCAAAAGAAAGCAGAGGAACAGGAAAAACAAGAAGCTCTTAAAGAGCGAGTAGCACGGGCATCATTAAAGCTAATTCGTCAAAAGCATGAGGAAGTCTACCTCTACCTTCGATACTTCGTTGCTAGTAAGTTGAAAAGTGATATTGAGAGCAAGCCTGTGTACGAGACAATCGACCCGGTCAAAATTGAAGAAACGTTAACAGAGGTCGACGTATTTGAGATTGGTTATAATACAAAAGTTTCCGACTTCTTTGAAACGTTAACAGGAAGTGTTCATAAGGTCTCTCTTGAATGGGAAAGAAGACATTATGAATATGAAACCTATTTTTATGTTTATCAGAGATTGATGACTAAGTATCTATCTGAATTTATACCTGGGTGGTTGCTTTCTCAGCTATCACCTTCGATTTTAAGTCAATACCAGGAAAGGTTTAATGAAGCTCTTACCGAAAAAGTTATTAATTATTTAATACTTGAGCAAATATACGATTACATCGAATCTTTCTTTTATCGCATCAATGATGAATATCTTGCAGATCTTCTTACGGTTGCGGAATTACCTTTTGATTTAGAAATGCATAGAGAGAAATTTGAGCAAGATCTTGCAGAAAGAGAAAGAAAAATTGCTGAAGAAAAAGCCGAACTTGAACGGAAGAAACAAGAAGAAAAACGAATGCTTGAGGACATCTTTGGAAGGGAATACAGTCCACCGGCTGGACGAAATATTAGATATGTCTTACATGTTGGTGAAACAAATACAGGAAAGACTTTTCAGGCTTTAAAACGAATGAAGGAAGCGGATAGTGGATTATACCTTGCTCCTCTTCGTCTTCTTGCCTTAGAGGTATATGATAAATTAAATGCTGACGGTGTTCCATGTTCTCTAAAAACAGGTGAAGAAGAGAAACTGACTAGAGGGGCAAATCATATCTCGAGTACGGTTGAAATGTTCCATGAAAAGGAATCCTATGACATTGTTGTCATTGATGAAGCACAGATGATTTCTGATAAGGACCGAGGTTTTTCTTGGTATAAGGCAATTACGAAAGCGAATGCAAATGAGGTTCATATTATCGGAAGTAGAAATATGAAACAAATGATCCTGCAGCTTTTAGGTGATTCAGATATTGAAATTAATGAATATGAACGGGAAATTCCATTAGAGGTGGAACAGAAGACCTTTAACATTAAAGATACGAAAAAAGGAGATGCACTCGTTTGCTTTTCGAGAAAACGTGTATTAGAGATTGCCTCTGTTCTCCAAAACAATAAACGATCAGTTAGTATGATCTATGGCAGTATGCCGCCAGAAACACGAAAAAAGCAGATGCAACGTTTTATAAATGGTGAAACGAATGTAATTGTCTCAACAGATGCTATCGGAATGGGATTAAATTTACCGATTCGCAGGATTGTGTTTTTAGAAAATGAGAAGTTTGACGGTACAAGACGAAGAAGATTGACTTCCCAGGAAGTAAAGCAAATTGCGGGTAGAGCAGGGAGAAAAGGAATATACGACGTTGGGAAGGTCGCTTTTACTTCTGATATAAAAGCGATGACAAAGCTACTTGAGAAGGAGGATATTTCTATCTCATCTTTTGCCATTGCACCAACATCAAGTGTGTTTGAACGTTTTCAACGGTATTCACGAAAACTAGGTGTGTTCTTTGAACTATGGGAAAAGTTTGAAAGCCCAAAAGGAACAAAAAAGGCATCTCTTGCTGAAGAACGTGAACTATACCAGATGGTCAGAGATACGGATATAGAAGCAAGACTTTCCGTGCAAGAACTATATGGGTTTCTACATTTACCTTTTTCACCACATGACCCTGGGTTAGCAGATCAATGGAAAGATACCATGTATGCAATTATTAATAGAGAGGAATTACCTGAGCCTCGAATTAAGACAGGTTCACTTGAAGAACTCGAGCTTTCTTATAAAGCTGTCGGATTACATCTTCTGTTTTTGTATCGCCTAGAAAGACGTACAGAGGCACTTTATTGGGAACGAGTCCGTGAAGAAATTAGTGATGGGGTGCATGATAGCTTAATTACCGAAGTGAAAAAAATAAAAAAGAAATGTAAGAAATGCAATAAGCAGCTGCCTTGGGACTTTTCATTCCAGATTTGTAATGAATGTCATGCGGACCGTTCACAATCTCGATATAAGAACTATTACCATAGATGA
- a CDS encoding alpha/beta fold hydrolase, protein MKLVFRKSFNMKKIVTFTALSILLILSLFISSAILIGYKVTNPMIKDIDKAPTDYGLEFEEIKIYNVMDNLTLSGWWIPTKNTPILQNEKAVIFAHGYGYNRTKMPFDSLELAKRLSNEGYHVLMFDFRNSGLSERSPTTIGYKEKTDLLSAINYTSYEKGVKNIALMGWSMGASTSILAGIESEEVKAVIADSAFADLGAYTKESFSYWTGLPEFLAVGFTKIAEYLFPEFKISEVKPIAVADDYPPGKGLFLIHSKKDGAIPYSQSQLLHESSQNSELWMPPKGGHIRSYKHFKEEYEEKVLMFLDNYFLRENIVDRPFYLIS, encoded by the coding sequence ATGAAGTTAGTATTCCGGAAAAGTTTTAACATGAAAAAAATTGTAACATTTACAGCGCTTTCTATTTTACTAATACTTTCATTATTTATTTCTTCTGCCATATTAATTGGGTATAAAGTTACCAATCCAATGATAAAGGATATTGATAAAGCTCCAACAGATTATGGGTTAGAGTTTGAAGAAATAAAAATTTACAATGTTATGGACAATTTAACACTTAGTGGTTGGTGGATTCCGACAAAAAATACACCTATTTTACAGAATGAAAAAGCTGTTATTTTTGCTCATGGTTATGGTTATAACCGAACGAAGATGCCTTTTGATAGCTTAGAATTGGCGAAGCGTTTATCAAATGAAGGGTACCATGTATTGATGTTCGACTTCAGAAACTCTGGTCTTTCTGAAAGAAGTCCTACTACCATCGGCTACAAAGAAAAAACAGATCTATTAAGTGCTATTAATTATACGAGTTATGAAAAAGGGGTTAAAAATATTGCTTTAATGGGTTGGTCAATGGGGGCTTCCACTTCTATCCTAGCAGGAATTGAATCAGAAGAAGTGAAGGCGGTTATCGCGGATAGTGCATTTGCTGACCTGGGTGCTTATACAAAAGAAAGCTTCTCTTACTGGACTGGATTACCTGAGTTTTTGGCTGTAGGATTTACGAAAATTGCTGAGTACTTATTTCCTGAATTTAAAATAAGTGAGGTTAAGCCAATTGCGGTAGCAGACGATTATCCTCCTGGTAAAGGTCTCTTCCTTATTCACAGTAAAAAAGATGGAGCAATCCCATATAGTCAGTCGCAATTATTACACGAAAGTTCACAAAATAGTGAATTGTGGATGCCTCCAAAAGGTGGACATATTCGAAGCTATAAGCATTTTAAAGAAGAATATGAGGAAAAGGTTCTGATGTTCTTAGATAATTATTTCCTACGTGAAAATATCGTAGACCGACCATTTTATTTAATTAGTTAA
- a CDS encoding exonuclease domain-containing protein — MADLKQFVFFDFEMLCSNRGMSFEKMESIRLGAVKYNIETKETEFFDRFIKPLSNEPLSRFCKDLTGISDTDLAEADSFTIVFEEFLTWIGGVKKSRFFSWSNSDLIRLKMDATIHGLPETTITKIEKRYVDFQAIFTKRVTKLNYSVENALKLYDLTFFGDAHNPMYDAFNTLRIYLEFLNEPVKSELIMLHHYVFEGKQYNFEQIHREIECQFEADCELYFSELRDMYRMKDAHKVIKKTKKLIYKYENIVVNRANLYPEEMITKINTFIRFYHDLLLSYEEHAAYASKIMILDDYLMKSHKGLLLKQG, encoded by the coding sequence TTGGCTGATCTAAAGCAATTTGTCTTTTTTGACTTTGAAATGCTTTGTTCCAATCGAGGAATGTCTTTTGAAAAAATGGAGTCTATTCGTCTTGGAGCAGTTAAGTACAATATTGAAACAAAGGAAACGGAATTTTTCGACCGCTTTATTAAACCTTTAAGTAATGAACCCCTTTCAAGGTTTTGCAAGGACTTAACTGGGATATCCGATACAGATTTAGCAGAGGCAGACAGTTTTACAATTGTCTTTGAGGAATTCTTAACCTGGATAGGTGGGGTAAAGAAGTCTCGTTTCTTTTCATGGTCCAATAGTGACTTAATACGGTTAAAAATGGATGCTACGATACATGGCTTACCTGAGACTACTATTACTAAAATTGAAAAAAGGTATGTCGATTTTCAAGCCATCTTTACAAAACGAGTAACCAAATTAAACTATTCAGTTGAGAATGCCCTTAAACTATACGACCTTACATTTTTTGGAGATGCTCACAATCCCATGTATGACGCCTTCAACACACTACGAATCTATTTAGAGTTTCTCAATGAACCTGTCAAATCTGAGTTGATTATGCTTCATCACTATGTATTTGAAGGAAAGCAGTATAACTTTGAACAAATACACCGAGAAATTGAGTGCCAATTTGAAGCGGACTGTGAATTATACTTTTCAGAACTTCGTGACATGTATCGAATGAAGGATGCTCATAAGGTCATAAAGAAAACAAAGAAGTTAATTTATAAATATGAAAATATCGTTGTTAACCGCGCAAACCTTTATCCAGAAGAAATGATTACTAAAATCAATACCTTCATACGTTTTTATCATGATCTTCTTCTTTCCTATGAAGAACATGCTGCTTACGCTTCAAAAATTATGATTTTAGATGACTATCTGATGAAGTCACACAAAGGCCTACTCCTGAAGCAAGGATAA
- a CDS encoding ABC-F family ATP-binding cassette domain-containing protein, whose amino-acid sequence MSTVNVENLTHYFGDKLIFKDIEFRLLNLERVGLVGPNGAGKSTLLQILTGSIQPDKGKIEWHPNVRIGYLEQHIDLTEGMTIREYLQSAFKYLYEAEQEMLELSSKMGELEGEELEQLLMRFAEVQQLLESHYFYMLDPRIEEVASGLGITALGMNTDVSQLSGGQRTKLLLAKLLLEEPEILMLDEPTNYLDFEHIEWLKDYLKNYPRSFILISHDTSFLNEVVNVIYHLEHKQLTRYIGNYKKFEEAYELRKHQIFTAYDRQQAEIKKLETYIQKNKVRASTSRQAKDRERKLMKMDRIEKPSLSPRPRFSFNVSERPSNVVLEVESLEVGYEKPLLPAFSFKLQRGEKVAITGYNGIGKSTTLKTLIGELSPLKGTISFGQNVSPSYFAQEWNTTSAQTPLEFIWSLHEKMTQKEVRRVLARSGLKTDHIYQPLHSLSGGEQTRVRLCQLMLERSNWLILDEPTNHLDFQAKEALAIALEKYEGTIIVVSHEPEFYKNWVTQVWDLEQWQIQ is encoded by the coding sequence ATGAGTACAGTAAATGTTGAGAACTTAACACACTACTTTGGTGATAAATTAATTTTTAAAGATATAGAATTTAGATTGCTAAATTTAGAAAGAGTAGGTTTAGTTGGACCTAATGGTGCTGGAAAATCAACACTTCTACAGATTTTAACGGGGTCTATTCAACCTGATAAAGGAAAGATTGAATGGCATCCAAATGTTCGGATCGGCTACTTAGAGCAACACATCGACTTGACTGAAGGAATGACTATCAGAGAGTATTTGCAAAGTGCTTTCAAATACTTATATGAAGCTGAACAAGAAATGTTGGAACTCTCTAGTAAAATGGGAGAACTTGAGGGCGAAGAACTAGAACAGCTTTTAATGAGATTTGCAGAAGTGCAACAGTTACTTGAAAGTCATTATTTTTATATGCTTGATCCTAGGATTGAAGAAGTTGCCAGTGGACTAGGAATCACGGCGTTAGGAATGAACACTGATGTTAGTCAGCTCAGTGGGGGTCAACGGACAAAGCTGTTGCTTGCTAAACTACTACTTGAGGAACCTGAAATCTTAATGCTCGATGAACCTACGAACTACCTTGATTTTGAGCATATAGAATGGTTGAAAGATTATTTGAAAAATTACCCAAGGTCATTTATTTTAATTTCACATGATACCTCCTTTTTGAATGAAGTGGTGAATGTGATTTATCATTTAGAACATAAGCAATTAACAAGATATATTGGAAATTATAAAAAATTTGAAGAAGCATATGAATTACGAAAGCACCAAATTTTCACTGCTTATGATCGACAACAAGCAGAGATTAAGAAATTAGAAACGTATATTCAAAAAAATAAGGTGAGAGCTTCAACGTCTAGGCAGGCAAAAGATCGTGAAAGGAAACTCATGAAAATGGACCGAATTGAAAAACCTTCACTTAGTCCTAGACCTAGATTCTCATTTAACGTGAGTGAGCGACCAAGTAATGTCGTCTTGGAGGTAGAAAGTTTAGAGGTAGGCTATGAAAAACCACTATTACCGGCATTTTCCTTCAAGTTACAGCGGGGGGAGAAGGTAGCAATTACTGGTTACAACGGGATTGGTAAATCAACGACACTAAAAACATTAATTGGTGAATTAAGCCCACTAAAAGGAACTATTTCTTTCGGTCAAAATGTCAGTCCTTCCTATTTCGCACAGGAGTGGAATACGACTAGTGCACAAACACCACTTGAATTTATTTGGTCTCTTCATGAAAAGATGACTCAAAAAGAAGTACGACGAGTTTTAGCAAGAAGCGGCTTAAAAACTGACCATATTTATCAACCACTTCATTCCTTAAGCGGTGGCGAGCAAACAAGGGTTAGACTTTGTCAGTTAATGTTAGAACGCAGTAACTGGCTCATATTGGATGAACCAACAAACCATTTAGATTTTCAGGCTAAAGAAGCATTGGCCATTGCTTTAGAAAAATATGAAGGAACAATTATAGTTGTTTCCCATGAACCCGAATTTTATAAAAACTGGGTGACCCAAGTATGGGATTTAGAACAATGGCAAATACAATAA
- a CDS encoding methionine aminopeptidase, translated as MGILNSVSDWFAARHERRVLEMESLGRCPMCNGKGFNSFSMYEYYYAEPVECAGCYGSGNYTDWYDGNEQ; from the coding sequence ATGGGTATTTTAAACTCTGTTTCTGATTGGTTTGCAGCAAGGCATGAACGAAGAGTACTTGAGATGGAATCATTAGGGCGTTGCCCGATGTGTAATGGAAAAGGCTTTAATTCATTTTCAATGTATGAATATTATTATGCTGAGCCAGTGGAATGCGCAGGATGTTACGGAAGTGGTAATTACACGGATTGGTATGATGGGAACGAACAATAA
- a CDS encoding dehydratase, with protein sequence MKTIEVFQVSKSLEEVQLSPVTRIDLIKYAGASGDYNPIHTIDEEATKVGLPGIIAHGMWTMGNLSKLFTPYLEEGFIENYTIRFRGMVFLNDVITLRAKVVETAENKVRFDVAAVNQDGAPVIKGKVVFSKYL encoded by the coding sequence ATGAAAACTATAGAAGTGTTTCAAGTCAGCAAGTCCTTAGAAGAAGTTCAATTATCACCTGTAACTAGAATTGACTTAATAAAATACGCTGGTGCTTCAGGTGATTATAATCCTATTCATACGATTGATGAGGAAGCAACAAAGGTTGGATTGCCGGGGATTATTGCACATGGAATGTGGACAATGGGGAATCTCTCAAAGTTGTTTACTCCATATTTGGAGGAAGGGTTTATTGAAAACTATACCATCCGCTTCAGGGGAATGGTTTTTTTGAATGATGTGATTACGTTGAGAGCAAAAGTTGTTGAGACTGCTGAAAATAAAGTCCGTTTTGATGTAGCGGCTGTAAATCAAGATGGTGCTCCAGTGATAAAAGGTAAGGTTGTATTTTCTAAATATTTGTAA
- a CDS encoding MaoC family dehydratase N-terminal domain-containing protein, with product MLKEAVGKRSTPVKNIIERGAVKKFAESIGDLHPLFIDEETGKNSRYQQNIAPPTFPRVLDYGTIEGFNLPNKGLIHGEQVYHYNRPLLVGEEVQCYTEIESVYERSGSQGSMIFLVLKNYGDDTEGNNIFSEKMVIIINEAVRKAMGL from the coding sequence ATGTTAAAAGAAGCTGTTGGAAAACGATCAACGCCTGTAAAAAACATCATTGAACGTGGTGCGGTAAAGAAATTTGCGGAGTCAATAGGAGACCTTCACCCATTATTCATTGATGAAGAAACAGGAAAAAATTCAAGGTATCAGCAAAATATAGCTCCTCCGACTTTTCCAAGGGTTTTGGATTATGGGACAATCGAGGGTTTTAATCTCCCTAATAAGGGACTAATCCATGGTGAGCAGGTTTACCATTATAATCGACCATTGTTAGTTGGTGAAGAAGTTCAATGCTATACAGAGATTGAAAGTGTTTACGAGAGATCTGGCAGTCAAGGTTCTATGATATTTTTAGTTTTAAAGAATTACGGTGATGATACAGAAGGTAATAACATTTTTAGCGAGAAAATGGTTATTATCATCAATGAAGCTGTAAGAAAGGCGATGGGATTATGA
- the fabG gene encoding 3-oxoacyl-ACP reductase FabG, translated as MNSRFTGRVAFVTGGSRGIGKAIVEQFAQEGAKVAIIDVNEEALSETAAELREKGYEVFTKVANVVDAPQVEAAMEEVVSTFGSVDILVNNAGVIRDNLLFKMTESDWDTVMDVHLKGSFNATKAAQKYMVEQKYGRIINISSTSALGNRGQANYATAKAGLQGLTKTLAVELGKYGITANSVAPGFIETEMTKETAARIGIPFEELVKYSVASIPVGRSGKPADIANAVAFFADERSSFVSGQVIYVAGGPKN; from the coding sequence ATGAATAGTAGATTTACAGGAAGAGTAGCTTTTGTAACAGGTGGAAGCAGAGGGATTGGAAAAGCAATTGTTGAGCAATTCGCACAAGAAGGAGCGAAGGTTGCTATTATTGATGTAAATGAAGAAGCCTTGTCTGAAACGGCAGCTGAGTTAAGAGAAAAAGGCTATGAAGTTTTTACAAAGGTTGCCAATGTTGTTGATGCCCCACAAGTTGAGGCTGCGATGGAAGAAGTAGTTTCTACGTTTGGCTCTGTTGATATACTTGTAAATAATGCAGGTGTCATTCGTGACAATCTTCTGTTTAAAATGACAGAATCCGATTGGGATACCGTAATGGATGTTCATTTAAAGGGCTCGTTTAATGCAACAAAAGCAGCTCAGAAATACATGGTAGAACAAAAGTACGGGAGAATTATTAACATATCTTCTACATCTGCCCTTGGAAACCGTGGTCAAGCTAATTATGCTACTGCAAAAGCGGGACTTCAAGGTTTAACCAAAACATTGGCGGTTGAGTTAGGTAAGTATGGAATTACAGCAAACTCGGTTGCACCAGGGTTTATTGAAACAGAAATGACAAAGGAAACCGCTGCAAGAATTGGTATTCCATTCGAAGAGTTAGTTAAATACAGTGTTGCTTCAATACCAGTCGGGCGCAGTGGAAAACCTGCTGATATCGCAAATGCAGTAGCCTTCTTTGCAGATGAAAGATCATCTTTTGTGAGTGGTCAAGTGATTTATGTTGCGGGTGGGCCTAAAAACTAA
- the hutH gene encoding histidine ammonia-lyase: protein MVKLTGNSLTIDKANKVIYEFEKVEVPENVWDQVEASRKAVDDIVKDKRVVYGITTGFGKFSDVYIDQCDVDELQLNLIRSHACGIGDPFPEHVSRAMVLLRVNALLKGFSGIRREAVELLISLLNHRIHPVVPQQGSLGASGDLAPLSHIALCLVGEGEVVYQNKRMVTSKAFEMTGLQPITLKAKEGLALINGTQAMTAMGLINYIEASNLALQADTIAALTLEGLQGIVDAFDEDIHTARGYKEQIEVAERIRSFVDGSKLTTRQGEIRVQDAYSLRCIPQVHGASLQVLGYVREKLEIEMNAATDNPLIFDGGNKVLSGGNFHGQPIAFAMDFLKIGMAELANISERRIERMVNPQLNDLPAFLSPQPGLQSGAMIMQYAAASLVSENKTLAHPASVDSIPSSANQEDHVSMGTIGSRHAYQIIANVRRVLAIELMCAMQAVEFRGVENMAPLTRSVFEEGRKLVPSITKDRVFSVDIERLTEWLVKTDFKTLLDEKKSIGSGRVLH from the coding sequence ATAGTGAAACTTACAGGGAATTCATTGACCATTGATAAAGCAAATAAGGTAATCTACGAGTTTGAAAAAGTAGAAGTTCCTGAAAATGTATGGGACCAAGTGGAAGCAAGCCGAAAAGCAGTTGATGATATAGTCAAAGATAAAAGAGTAGTCTATGGAATAACTACTGGGTTTGGTAAGTTCAGTGATGTTTATATAGATCAGTGTGATGTAGATGAATTACAACTGAATTTAATTCGTAGTCATGCGTGTGGGATAGGAGACCCATTTCCAGAGCATGTTTCAAGAGCAATGGTATTGCTTCGAGTTAATGCCCTATTAAAAGGTTTCTCTGGGATTCGAAGAGAAGCTGTTGAGTTATTAATTTCTTTATTAAACCACAGAATACACCCTGTCGTACCACAGCAAGGTTCATTAGGAGCAAGTGGAGATTTAGCACCACTCTCGCACATTGCCTTATGTTTAGTTGGTGAAGGTGAAGTTGTCTATCAAAACAAGAGAATGGTAACTTCGAAAGCGTTTGAGATGACAGGTTTACAACCGATTACATTAAAGGCGAAGGAAGGTTTAGCGCTAATTAATGGTACTCAAGCCATGACAGCGATGGGGTTGATAAATTACATTGAAGCTTCAAACTTAGCTCTACAAGCCGATACCATTGCAGCTTTAACATTAGAAGGCTTACAAGGAATCGTTGATGCCTTTGATGAAGATATTCATACAGCAAGAGGCTACAAGGAACAAATTGAAGTAGCTGAACGAATTCGTAGTTTTGTAGACGGCAGTAAATTAACAACAAGGCAAGGGGAGATCAGAGTTCAGGATGCTTATTCCTTAAGGTGTATACCTCAGGTACACGGGGCGTCACTACAAGTGTTAGGTTATGTTCGAGAAAAATTAGAAATTGAAATGAATGCAGCAACTGATAATCCACTTATTTTTGATGGTGGAAATAAAGTTTTGTCGGGTGGGAACTTCCATGGTCAGCCAATCGCATTCGCAATGGACTTTTTAAAAATAGGAATGGCAGAGTTAGCAAACATTTCGGAGCGAAGAATCGAACGAATGGTCAATCCACAGCTAAATGATTTACCTGCATTCCTTAGTCCACAGCCTGGATTACAATCAGGAGCGATGATTATGCAATATGCAGCTGCCTCTCTTGTGTCAGAAAATAAAACATTGGCTCATCCGGCAAGTGTTGATTCAATTCCCTCCTCAGCCAATCAAGAGGATCATGTAAGTATGGGAACAATCGGATCCAGACATGCCTATCAAATCATTGCTAATGTTCGAAGAGTGTTAGCGATTGAGTTAATGTGTGCCATGCAAGCCGTGGAGTTTCGTGGAGTAGAGAACATGGCACCACTTACACGTAGTGTATTTGAAGAGGGGCGTAAACTGGTTCCTTCGATTACCAAGGACCGTGTGTTTTCAGTAGATATTGAAAGATTAACTGAATGGTTAGTAAAAACGGACTTTAAAACACTACTAGATGAAAAAAAAAGCATAGGTAGCGGCCGAGTACTGCATTAA
- the hutP gene encoding hut operon transcriptional regulator HutP: MDVKPDHRIGKNAMHLALFGPDEVNQEYIKDLRLQGFVFCQGKTGSMETNKIVAAIETAAKRNGVIETNVYRETHALYHAIMEALHGVTRGQVLLGTVLRSVGLSFSVVRGKPYQADAEGEWIAVALYGTIGAPVKGAEHEAIGLGINHI; the protein is encoded by the coding sequence ATGGACGTAAAACCAGATCATCGAATTGGCAAAAATGCCATGCACCTAGCACTTTTCGGACCAGACGAGGTAAACCAGGAATACATTAAGGATTTAAGATTACAAGGATTTGTATTCTGCCAGGGTAAAACAGGTTCAATGGAAACCAATAAGATTGTGGCTGCAATTGAAACTGCTGCTAAGAGAAATGGTGTCATTGAAACAAATGTGTACCGCGAAACGCATGCTTTATATCATGCAATTATGGAAGCATTACATGGTGTTACAAGAGGGCAAGTCCTTCTAGGAACGGTCTTACGCTCGGTTGGCTTAAGCTTTTCAGTAGTTAGAGGAAAGCCATATCAAGCAGATGCTGAAGGAGAATGGATTGCAGTTGCGCTCTATGGAACTATCGGAGCTCCGGTTAAAGGAGCCGAACACGAGGCAATCGGCCTTGGAATAAATCATATATAA